AGAGGAGTCAGAAAAATTTGGCTTTCAACAGATGAAGATTGCTATGGTAGAGCATAGAAAAAAATACTTAGATGCAACCGATGTTCATTATACAAAATACAAAAATATTTGAAGTTCATAGAGTAAAAGAAGAGTCAGTATACGCCCTCCAATCAGATTTGGCACTTAGTATGTCGCCGTTGTATAGCTAACTTACCACAACAAATACCTGTAAAGTGGATTCAAGACAGAGTGTTATTTAGAGATAGAATTCCTACATATAAAGGTTATAGAAGACAATTTAATCAAATATTATTAGGTGCATGGGGAATAGAATCAGCTTATGTGGATGCAGAAATAATAGTTGCAACTTGGCGAGGCTTGCAACGATTTAAAGGAATTAAAGTAGAATTTATTCAACTGTCTAACAAAAATATATTTGATGTTTTGGAGAAAGATTTATCTAAAAAGTTAAGATTTGAAGATATTTCAATTGAAGCAATATTGGGTAAATATTTGTGTAATAATGACATAGAAATCATAAAATGTCTTTATGAAAAAGATAAAATAAATATGGAACTCTTAATTAGTCTTATTTCAAAAATAAGTAACAAACTGGTGAAACAGGAATTTATAAAAGTTTTAGTCTTGTATGAGTATGTAAAAAACTTTTTACCAGTAGATTGCATTTACTTTTCATTATCTAATTTATATGGAACAGGACATTATTCAAGTATGAACTATAAAATCTTCATACGAACTAAGTCAGGTGACATATTTGATATTGCTGATGGTGGTAGAATTGATGATATGGTTTCTAAATTTAATAAAGTAAACGTATTAGGAGTTTGCATGGGAATAGGAACCACTGTTTTATCACAAGAGATTGAGTATGAAATTGAAGATAGAATAATGATATTAGTTGAAAAAATAGATGTGAAAATCTATAAGAATTGTCTTGAATTAGCAAATAAATTAAGTGGGTATCATTGTTCCGTTTTTGAGTTTCCTTATAAAAAAATCAAAAAGTTTTTTAAACATGAATTATATTCGAGACATCATTATATTATTGTTCGATTAGATGGAAGTATGGAATACAGATTTTCATCTGTAGCTTTAAAAAATAAAATTAAAAGCATACTTGATAGTTGATGTATACTGTCATTTAGAATAATAATCACATATTGTTGTCAACGAAACCCACCATAGTCTATAATGAAAGCCTAGTAGGGATGAGCTATATACCAACTATCTATCAATCCAGACGTCTCTACTAAAAAATACTCCGTCTTCTATGAAACTAGAAACGGAGTATTTCTGTTTGTCTATACCACTAAATGAACAGTTATATAGAAAGGTGATTGGATGTTTGGAATAAACATCCTGAAAAAAATTTGAGACCTTCTTATATCCTAAACTAGAACGAATGTCTAGTGAAATAAAAAAAGCGACACCATTAGGATGTATTTTGGACTAATGTCAAATAAGTAGACAGAAAACCGTGTTATTTTATTACGTTAAACTAATTTTCTTCTTTCTGATTAGGGGTTAGTCCTAGATTAGCCGTATGTGGGTTGTAATTGTTATAAAAATTCTCAATGTATTCAAAGCAGTCTAATTGAACCTGTTTGATACTTTTTTTGGTTGATTTGTCTATGCTTTAAATACTTGAAAAATGCTTCAGTTACGGCATTATCATAAGGATATCCAGGTTTAGAAAAAGAATGCATGATAGTGTTGTCATCAATTATTTTTCTCAATTCCCTGGCCTTAAATTGTGACCCTTGGTCGGAATGAAAGAGAAGTGTTCCTTCAATCTTTCTTTTATTAAGAGCTAATTCTAGAGTGTCACATGCTAACTTTGCATCCATACGGTGACTCAGTTTCCAAGCAATACATTTTCTAGAATAGAGATCAAGTATTGCGCAGAGATAGACATATTTCTTATATCCAATAGAAATATAGGTGAAGTCAGTAGACCATACTTGATTAGGTTTGTCAGGATTAAATTTCTGGTTGAGTAAGTTTTGAGGATACGTTTTTTGAGTCCTTTTAAGAGCTGTTTTTGGCTTAACGGTAGCCATTTTAGGGAGCGCCATATTCTTCATTAGACGGTAAATTCTTCCTTCAGAGATTTTTGTGTCGTAGTCTCTTTGAAGAATGACTTTGATAGACTTCACACCAAGTCTTTTGTTTGCTTTGGTATAAATCTCAAGTATTTGTTTTCTATAAATTTGATTATCCAATTCTCTTTTTGAGGGCTTATGTTTTAGAAATTTATAGTAAGTGGAGCGATTGACACGTAAAACACGATACAAGGTTGTTGTGACGTGTTCAAAGCGTAACCGATAAACAGCGAGGAGTCTTACTTTAAGTTTTGCATGAATATGGCACTTGCTTTTTTTAGGATAAGGTTCTCCTCTTCAAGCTGCGCATTACGTTTTTGTAGCTCTTGTATTTGCTTGGCAGTAAGTACAGAATTATCTTCGAGTTTGACTTGGGAATACTGTTTGATCCATTTTGCAAGCGCAGAAGCGGATACCCCATAGTCTTTACAGAGTTCAGACCGAGTTTTTCCAGTTTGATAAAGGTTAACAAGAGATTGTTTGAATTCTTCATCATAGCGTTTAACTGTTGACATAGGCTGTCCTTTCGTTTTTGTGTCTTTTAAAACAGATTGTAACACACAAAGTTTTGTCTACTTTTATAGTATACATCCAGTGGTCATTTATAAAAATAAAAAAAGTAGCAGTTCACTTCAAAAACGGTCAGGTTATCGAAATATAATCTGGCTGTTTTTTACGAATGGAATGAAAGCTGCTTTTTATGATATAATAAGAAAAATTGAACAGAATGCAGAAATGATGGGGCTTATTTAAATCGTTAAAAAGTGCACACCCTAAATGGCGTTTGCACCCCCCTAGAGTAAAAAAAGGAGACATTGTATGATAAAACTAATAGCAACAGATATGGATGGTACTTTCCTAGCTGAAGATGGTACTTATAATCAAGAGCAACTAGCTGCGCTCTTGCCAAAGTTAGCCGAAAAAGGCATTTTATTTGCGGTTTCGAGTGGCCGCTCGCTCTTAGCCATTGATCAGCTCTTTGAGCCCTTTTTGGATCAGATTGCTGTTATTGCAGAAAATGGTTCCGTGGTTCAATACCGTGGTGAGATTCTATTTGCAGATATGATGACCAAAGAGCAGTATACCGAAGTTGCAAAAAAGATTTTAGCCAATCCTCACTATGTAGAAACAGGTATGGTTTTTTCTGGGCAAAAGGCAGCCTATATTTTAAAAGGCGCATCAGAAGAGTACATTCAAAAAACAAAACATTACTATGCTAATGTTAAGGTTATTAATGGTTTTGAAGATATGGAGAATGACGCCATTTTTAAAGTTTCTACCAACTTCACAGGCCATACCGTCTTAGAAGGAAGCGATTGGTTGAATCAAGCCCTCCCTTATGCCACTGCAGTGACCACCGGCTTTGATTCCATTGATATTATCTTAAAAGAGGTGAATAAGGGCTTTGGTATGGAGCATCTTTGTCAAGCCTTGGGCATTAAGAAAGCAGAAACGATTGCTTTTGGGGATAATTTTAATGATTACCAGATGTTGGAGTTTGCTGGTAGGGCTATTGCTACGGAAAATGCAAGACCTGAAATCAAAGTGATTTCAGACCAAGTCATTGGCCACTGTAATGACGGAGCAGTACTAACGTATTTAAAAGGACTAGTGTAACTCATGAATATTAGAATTTTGGCGCTTGATTTAGACGGTACCCTCTACAACACTGAAAAAATTGTCACAGATGCCAATAAAAAAGCCTTAGCAGCGGCTAGAGAAAAAGGGGTTAAGGTGGTTATTACCACAGGTCGCCCTCTAAAGGCCATCGGTAACTTGCTAGAAGAGTTGGACTTGCTTGACCACGATGACTACAGTATTACCTTTAATGGGGGGTTGGTTCAGCGAAATACAGGGGAGGTTTTGGATAAGAGTTCTCTCAGTTTTGACCAGGTTTGCCAGATTCAGCAAGCTTTAGAGGCGGTTGGCTTACCAACAGATATTATCAGTGGTGGGGATGTGTATAGCATTCCAAGTAAGGACGGTAGGCATTCGCAGTACCATCTAGCTAACCCACTGTTGACCTTTATTGAGGTGACATCTGTAGCGGAACTACCAAAAGACATTACCTATAACAAAATTGTGACAGTCACCGATCCAGACTTTTTGGATCAGCAGATTATAAAGCTATCCCCAAGCTTATTTGAGGATTTTGAAGCCTTTAAATCACGAGATATTATTTTTGAAATCATGCCAAAAGGCATTGATAAAGCTTTTGGATTAAACTTGCTTTGTCAGCACCTTGGCCTTGACGCTAGACATGTCATGGCTATGGGAGACGAAGCTAACGACTTTGCGATGTTAGAATGGGCAGGACTTGGAGTAGCTATGGCTAATGGTGTTTCAGGAGCTAAAGCCGATGCCGATGCCGTGACCACCTTGACCAATGATGAGTCTGGAGTTGCAGAAGCTGTGAAGACATTTATTTTAGAAGAGGAGAGTTAATGGGATTATTTGATCGTTTATTTGGGAAAAAAGAAACCCCGAAGGTAGCTGAGGAAAAGTTAGAAGAAAATCTTTTGACAGAAACAACTCAGAAAGAGGAGCTTTCTGAAAAAGCCAATGAGCAAGACAAGATTGAGGCGGTTCAACAAGAGGACGTTTCTTCAGAGGGCGCAGGTTCGGTGGAAAATGGTCCCGAAGCAGCTTCAGTAAACGCACTGGTTGAGGAAGAAACAGGTGACAATAGTAATCATCCATCAGAAGATACCAATGAGTTTGCTGCCGACAAAACAGACCTTAAGGTAAGTGAACTTAGTCAATCTACGGCATCAGAACCAAAAGACCTTGTTGACCAGCCAGTTGTGGAACAGTTTCCAACAAAACAAGCCCAAGCTGATGCCTCAAATGATTCGGCGAATGAAGAAGCAGTAGACACTTCAAAAGAGCAATCCAGTAGCCAACAGGTTATGGAAGACTACTACCGTCGTAAGGCTGCTCTTGAAAAAAGCCTTCAAGAAAAAGCAGCGGCAACGGTTCCAGTGATGCCAGAAGAAGTTCCACAAGAAAATCAGGCCTCTACCTCAGCAGAAGCTTCTCAAAACAAGGCAACCCACGATACCATTCCTGAGACAGATCAAGAAAAATACAAGCGTAGCTTGAAAAAAACGCGGACTGGCTTCTCAGCTCGTCTGAACAGTTTCTTTGCCAATTTCAGGCGAGTGGATGAAGAATTCTTTGAAGACTTGGAAGAAATGCTGATCTTATCAGATGTCGGTGTACATGTGGCGACAACTTTGACAGAGGAGTTGCGTTATGAAGCCAAACTGGAAAATGCGAAAAAACCAGATGCCTTGAAACGTGTGATTGTGGAAAAATTGGTAGATATCTATGAAAAAGATGGGCGTTATAATGAAGCCATTAATTATCAAGATGGCTTGACGGTTATGCTTTTTGTAGGTGTTAACGGGGTTGGTAAAACGACTTCAATCGGGAAGCTGGCTTACCGTTACAAACAAGAAGGTAAAAAAGTCATGTTGGTGGCAGCAGATACCTTCCGAGCAGGGGCTGTGGCTCAGCTAGTCGAATGGGGACGCCGAGTAGATGTGCCAGTCATTACTGGCCCTGAAAAGGCTGATCCAGCGTCTGTTGTTTTTGACGGGATGGAAAAAGCTGTGGCAAAAGGTGTAGATATTCTCCTGATTGACACGGCTGGTCGCCTGCAAAACAAAGAAAATCTCATGGCAGAGCTGGAAAAAATGGGTCGTATCATTAAGCGCGTGCTACCAGATGCCCCTCATGAAACGCTTTTGGCCTTAGATGCGTCAACAGGACAAAATGCGCTTAGCCAAGCCAAGGAATTTTCAAAAATAACACCATTAACAGGTTTGATTTTAACGAAAATTGATGGCACGGCCAAAGGTGGTGTAGTC
The genomic region above belongs to Streptococcus pyogenes and contains:
- a CDS encoding histidyl-tRNA synthetase, which translates into the protein MLFRDRIPTYKGYRRQFNQILLGAWGIESAYVDAEIIVATWRGLQRFKGIKVEFIQLSNKNIFDVLEKDLSKKLRFEDISIEAILGKYLCNNDIEIIKCLYEKDKINMELLISLISKISNKLVKQEFIKVLVLYEYVKNFLPVDCIYFSLSNLYGTGHYSSMNYKIFIRTKSGDIFDIADGGRIDDMVSKFNKVNVLGVCMGIGTTVLSQEIEYEIEDRIMILVEKIDVKIYKNCLELANKLSGYHCSVFEFPYKKIKKFFKHELYSRHHYIIVRLDGSMEYRFSSVALKNKIKSILDS
- a CDS encoding Cof-type HAD-IIB family hydrolase, giving the protein MIKLIATDMDGTFLAEDGTYNQEQLAALLPKLAEKGILFAVSSGRSLLAIDQLFEPFLDQIAVIAENGSVVQYRGEILFADMMTKEQYTEVAKKILANPHYVETGMVFSGQKAAYILKGASEEYIQKTKHYYANVKVINGFEDMENDAIFKVSTNFTGHTVLEGSDWLNQALPYATAVTTGFDSIDIILKEVNKGFGMEHLCQALGIKKAETIAFGDNFNDYQMLEFAGRAIATENARPEIKVISDQVIGHCNDGAVLTYLKGLV
- a CDS encoding Cof-type HAD-IIB family hydrolase; this translates as MNIRILALDLDGTLYNTEKIVTDANKKALAAAREKGVKVVITTGRPLKAIGNLLEELDLLDHDDYSITFNGGLVQRNTGEVLDKSSLSFDQVCQIQQALEAVGLPTDIISGGDVYSIPSKDGRHSQYHLANPLLTFIEVTSVAELPKDITYNKIVTVTDPDFLDQQIIKLSPSLFEDFEAFKSRDIIFEIMPKGIDKAFGLNLLCQHLGLDARHVMAMGDEANDFAMLEWAGLGVAMANGVSGAKADADAVTTLTNDESGVAEAVKTFILEEES